From Pseudodesulfovibrio nedwellii:
TGAACAGGATCTCCACCATCTTACCGGTTGTTCCAGTCGCAATCAGATTGTGCTGCATCATCATGTTGCGATTGCAATCAATGAAATCCAGAAGCTCACCTTTGCAATTATCATGGGCCACAACCGCTATATTTTTCACTTTATTCATATCAACTCCAGAGCGTAGCTCAATGTAGTAGTATCAATTGTCACGCCAGAGCCTAATCTGCACCTTTCATTGAGGCACCTCAAGAACCATTTTAGTACATCCAAAAGAAATCGCTCGAGTGTGTGCAAGACATTAAGAACGTCTCGGGAAAATACACAGAAAAAGCGATGACGCCAGGCGGGGCACGCCTGGCGTCATTCTTTTCATGCCCACTTTCCGAGGTGATGGGGGCAGTTACGGAGTGTGAGGCTAAGGGGGTGTTTCTATATTAACGAGCGGTCGCTGCAACCGTACCCGATTTTTTGTGTGCGAACTTAATGGATGTTTCCGGTGCCCAGATGTGACAGACGATGCCACCGATAATCAGGGTAGCGATACAAGCACCAAGGGCAGCGTAGATACCAAAGTGTTCATTGACGATGGGCAGCAGGAATGCTCCACCACCGGCACCGATACGGCTGACTGCGATGGTCAGGCCAACGCCGGAAGCACGCAATTCCGTAGGGAACAGTTCGGGCGGGTAAGCGAACTCAAGGACAATGGAGATGGCAAGTACGGTTGAGAAGGCTGCGAGCATAATCAGAGACAACATGCCAGGCATATCAGTCCACAAAGTCATGATAGTCAGGACCGCGCCTGCACCGTAAAATGTGAATAACAGGAACGCCCTGCGGGAGATTCTGTCAATAAGCCATGTGCCGATCAGTACGCCGACAATGGTGAAGACGTTGTACATAACGCCGGAGGCATACGGATTCTCAATGTGCATGTTCGAAAGAACGAGCGGCAGGAAAATGCTGATAGCAAAGAAAGGCAGCACCTGACACAGGAAGAAAACACATGAAACAAGCGTGTTGTAACGAAGTTCGGGGCTGAACAGACGAAACCAAGAAGCAGAAGGAGCTTCTTTGTCGGCAGCAGGCAGACCGTAATTTTTACCAAGATACCTGTGGATATTTTCCAAAGCCTTTGCAGCATGACCGTTCTGAGCCAACCAGCTGGGAGATTCTGGCACACCAAACCGAAGCAGCATGGTAATGGCTGCGGGAATGGCGGAGGTACAAAGCACCCAACGCCAGCCGTCGTCCCCAAGGCCGTCCATGAAGAAGCCAACGATGTAGGCGATAACATAACCGACTGTCCAAGATACGAGCAACCAGGCAAGGAAACCCGAACGTTTCTTGGTGGGGGTCCATTCGCTCAACAGGGCAATACCGACTGTATAATCAGCACCGATACACATGCCGAGCACAAAGCGCAAAACAGCCAACAGCAGCGGGTCGGAAACAACGAACTGGGCAAGGGACAAAGCGAAAGAAGCAAACATGACTGTGGCGAAAAGAGGCTTTCTGCCAATTCGATCAGCCATGGGGCCAGCAACAAAACTTCCAAGCAAAATTCCAAACAGGGACGCGGCTCCAAGGACGCCGAGCCAAAAACTAGTCAGTCCCAAAGGTCCTGTCGCGTAGCTGAGAGCAATACCAACAATACCGAGAATATACCCATCGGTAATCTGGCCCATGAATGCACCAGCGGCGATTTTGCGATGAATCGGGAAAGATGGAGCATCTTCAAAACTTACACCTTGGTGCTTTTGCGTACCCTTCATAATTGTCACCTTTTGTAAAATTGTCCTGATTACAAATTATTTTTCAAATCCACCAAAGATTCTCTTAATGAAAACGACTTTTCTTCTTTGGTGGTCGGCATGCGCAGCATCATTCTTTCAACAACATTGAAGACACTGTTATGCATGCAACCGAATAGTCGTATTAAAATCAGTATTGCCCTCCCCCTTCGTCACTCAAGATAAAATACACTGTATGTTTTCATCCTTTGCCATCCTATGAACTGCAAAATACCTAACGATTGTCTCTCCACCGTGCGCAAAGCGAATTATCAATGCGCAGTTGATCAAGAAGACGACCGGAAAAATGCTGCAACATGTCATCAATGGTCGTTTTGGAATCGTAATATGCAGGGCAAAACGGGGCGATGACAGCACCGGCCTCTGTCAAAGTCTGCATATTGCGGAGATGAATCATTGTCAGGGGCGTCTCTCTGGGGACGACTATCAACCTCTTGCGCTCCTTCAGCGTCACATCAGCCGCACGATGAATGAGATTGACTCCGGCACCGCTAGCAATGGAGGCCAGGGAACTCATGGAACACGGGCAAATAATCATGCCGTCATGCTGCCACGACCCGCTGGACGGACCGGCCATCATATCCTTGATGTCGTAGACCTTATGGGCATGTTTTTTGAGCGACAGATCACTGCCGCGAAATTCTGATTGCATGACCACTTCCGCGCCCGCCGACACGATAAGATGAACTTCCAGACCCTTGATTCCTGCGTAATGACGCAGAAGCTTTTCAGCCAATGGCATACCACTTGCCCCAGTCACACCAACAACAATACGATGCATAAACACTCCCCGTCTCAATCTCGGCACCCTGCCCCGGACACCGTGAAAATTCGATAAACCTTGCCCTCGACACACAACCTTTCGCCGTGCGGAGCAAGGGGCCAACAATGTCAGCCCCTCACCAGCAGACGTGTTTCGGTTTTATTCAACCACGCAAATAGCATCCATTTCGATCAGGCAGCCGCCAGCAATATTACTGACTTCTACGCAGACACGGGCCGGACGATGATCGCCCATGAAATTGGCGTACACTTCATTAAACGCCTCGAAGTCATCCCAATTTTCGATAAAAACAGTGGTTTTCGCGATATCGGTGATCTTTAAGCCAGCCTCTTCGAGTACGGCATTCAGGTTGGCAAGCGTCTGTGCAGCCTGCTCGGCCATGTTTGATCCGACAATCGTTCCACCAACGGGATGAAATGGAACCTGACCGGAAAGGTAGTAAGTATTTCCAGCCTTTACGGCATGTGAATATGGACCTACTGAGGCACAGGCTTTAGAAGCATGAACAAATTCCATGACACTCTCTCCTTGAGGGGGGGCTTGTGGCTGCCGTTACGCAAACAGCCACAAGCATTGTATATTTTAGATTTCGTCTTTGGCGTTGAATTCTTCCCAGGCAAGACGGACGCGTGCACCGGCGGTACGGAAAGGATCCGGCGGCAACCAGCTGGGCTTGGCAATGCGGCGCAAGAAGTTAAGTTCTTCGCTCTGAACACCGCTGATCCACTCTGCAATGTAGTGACCCATCATGCAGGTTTTCGCCACGCCGGCACCTTCACCACAGGCGGAAGCGAACAGGTTGGATGATTTCTGCATCATCAACGGACGGTAGTTCATGGTCATGTTAATCATGCCGCCGTAGACAAATTCAAAGTTCACATGGCGAAGATTGGGGAACCGGTTTTCAAACGCCTTGCGCAACTTGGGAATGGACTGCTGAATGCGCTGATGTGATGTGGTGAGCTGCGAGTTGAAGGCAAAACCGTTACGCACGTAGATGCGCTGGTCAGCGGTATAACGCACTGTGGTTCCAGCAGGATGACCAGCAGTACACCCCCAAGGCTCGACGCCTTCAAAATCCCTCAGTTCATTGTCAGTCAATTTACGGGAAAATGCGCCGTAGGAAAGCACGGGGCAAAACACGTTCTTGACGATACCAAACTGTTCAATGAAAGGACCGCCGGTGACGATGACATGTCCACCGGTGATGGTTCTGCCATTCTTGAGGACAACAGACATTGTGCTGCCTTCGTCAATGCGCAGAACAGGAGTCTCTTCAAAAATTTCAACATTGTCAGGCAGGGTGGTGCAAAGGCCGCGAAGTACGTCGGCGGGGTTCACCAGAGTGGAGCCTGCGGTATACAAAGCCTTGGTATAGTACTTGGTACCGAGACGACGGTTCAACTCTTCGCCTTCGAAAATCTTGTAATTAACGCCCATCTTTTCAAGATCATGCACTTCCGTGTCGATCATCTTGTAGCTACGGGGATGGCAGCAGCAGACATATTTGCCGCTGTCACGCCAATCCACATCAATACCACTATTGTTGATGGTGTCACGCATTCTACCGATGATGGCGGTGTTCAGCTTGAAGTACATCTTGTTGTCTTCAAAAGAGGAACTACCGGTGTCACCAAAATCGTGAGGAACATCGATAATAAAACCGGCGTTCTTGCCACTGTCGTTGTTGCCGATCTTGATGGCCTCGATCAAGGCAATCGACTTGTCAGGGTTCAACTCAGCAAGACGGCTGGCTGCCCCGTACCCACCGTAACCACCGCCAACAATAATGAAATCGTACTTGTCACTCATGTCAGCAGGAGACTTGAAAGTGTGGTCTTTGTAAGAAGACATTTCAAGCCAGCTCTGCCCGGTAGTCGTTGGAAATAATTTTACTTCATGCATAATGATGCTTCCCTTATTTAAAGTAACGCTGTCAAAAGGCAGCTGACAAAAAACCTGTCAGAAAACAACCCGTTTTCGAAGCGTCTCTCCCTTTCCTCACAGCTCCGATCTGGGCGGTGGCGCGAAGGCAAGAGCTGCAGCTCCTACCTCGCAACCAATCGGGAGTTTGGGCTTACGGCTACTAAGGCCTTATCGCCCGTCCCTCCGGCTAATCGTTGGGATGCAACACAATCCGAGCATCCGCCACGGCCAGCCCTTTTTCCCATGCGAACACGGGATTCAGATCAACTTCAGCGATCTCTCGTAACTCATTCACCATGTGCGAGATCACACATACCGTTTCCGCCAAGGCCTCTTTATCGCAAGGAGCAGAGCCTCGGGCTCCTTCCAGCAACTTGTGACCCTTGATTTCTTCCACCATCTGGCGACATGAAGGCATGTTCACCGGTGCGACGCGGAAAGAGATGTCTTTAAGAATTTCCACGAAGATTCCACCCAAGCCGAACATTACTGTGGGGCCAAACGTTGTATCGTGGCTGGCGCCGATGATGCATTCCACGCCACCGGGCAGCATGGGAGTCAGCATCACACCAAAGATGTCAGCGTCAGATTTATAGTTCAAACCGTTTGCCACGAGTCGTGCATAGGCTTCGCGAGCGGCTTGGGCCGAATCGATGCTCAATGCAACGCCTCCGGCGTCGGTCTTATGCAGGATATCCGGGGATACGATCTTCATGACGACCTTGCCGCCAAGAGTCTCATATTTCTCAGCCGCTTCATCTTCGCTGCTGGCAAGCAGGCATTCCGCAAGCGGCAAGCCGTAGGCACTCAGCACTTCACGGGCCTCAGTCTCCACCAGATTGATACGACCGCTCTCGCGCACTGCACCAAAAATCGCGTCAACCTTTTCCTTACGATCAGCAGGCAGAGCCGGAAGTTCGGCTTGAGCCTCTTCCTGCAGGGCATTACGATTCTCGCTGTAATCAACCAGTGCACCCATGGTGCGCATGGCAGCTTTGACGGAATCGAATACCGGCACACCCATATCACTGATATAAGCGAGGCATTCGGGACGCTGCGGAGCATAGATGGAGTGCATGACAACTGGTTTGTCAGAAGACTGCACACGAGTGATCATACTCTTGGCAACATCCATTTCCAGTTCCCGGAATTCTTCAGACAGGTCGGCATATCCGCCGTAAAGTCCAACGATCACAACGCCGTCGATCTCTGGGTCTTTCAAAAGCACATCAAGACAGCGATCAAATACCCACATGTCAGCTTCGGGCGTACCCGCAAGGTCGACAGGGTTTTTGATGGGGCAGTGAGGCATCAGAATCTCAGCCAGCTTTCCTTGTGTGGCCTCCGAAAGAACCGGAGCTTCCAGCTTAAAGCTTTCCGCGGAGTCCGTAGCCATAACGCCGTGACCGCCACCGTCTGTCAGGATAGCGATACGCTTGCCTTGAGCCGGTTTACACTTGGAAAAAGCCTCGGCAACATCCAACAATTCATTGGGGCTGTCTACACGGATGATACCGGCCTGCTTCAAGGCTGCATCAAAGATCTTTTCACTTCCGGCCAAAGAACCGGTATGAGATGCAGCGGCTCGAGCGCCGGCAGCACTGCGACCAATTTTAATTGCGGCGATGGGCTTCTTGGCAGCAACTTTACGAGCAGCTTCAAGGAATTTACGGCCATCTTCCTCGGATTCGACACGCAGACCTTCCATGTAGAGGAGAATGACCTTGGAGATATCATCTTCTTCAAGGTATTCCACGAAATCATGAAAACGCAGATCCATCTGGTTGCCAATGGTGGCCCAGCAGCTGTAACCGAGGTTACGTGCCTTGGCATTGAAGTTCAGGTCAATGCCGAAGTTTCCACTTTGCAGCACCAGGCTCATGGGGCCGGGGGCGAGATCAATAATACTTGCGTTCATGCTCACGGCTGCGCTGTAAGTTCCCATGCAGTTGGGACCCTGAATACGCATGCCACCTTTGCGGGCAATCTCGAGCATCTGCCGTTCGATTTCCTTGCCTTCGGCACCGGTTTCACCAAATCCGGTGGAAACCACGATGGCACTTTTCACGCCTTTTTCCACACACTGCTCCACAACGGGAACAATATATTTCGGTGCAATGGCGATGATAGCGAGATCGACATCCCCTTCCACGGACATAATATCCGGGTAGGTCGGGTGTCCCAGAATTTCTCCGCCAGAGCGAGAAATCAGGTAAATATCGCCTTCGTATTTATTATCAAACAGGCTTTTTGCCGTCCAATAGCCATACTTTTTCGTGTCGCGCGAAGCACCAATCAGTGCGACGCTACGAGGGCGGAACAGGGTCTTCAAATCAGACATTGTTTTCCTCTTGGCTCTACGGGTTAGTCCAACTCGACGACGCCGATGGCGACATCAGGACAGACGATGCGACACAGGCCGCACAGGACACAATCTTCAGGACGGACCTGTTCAACAACGTTATATCCTTGACCATTCAAGGTCTGACCGATGGCAAGGGTATCCTTGGGGCAAGCTTCAACGCACAAACCGCAAGACTTGCAGCGTTCGGCGCAAATAACGTGCTTTTTATTCTTGGCTTTCATAGTATTACTCCGCAGCGCTGACGTAGAGGGCGCGACCCTTTTCCAGGGCTTTCAAGTTCATTTCCAGCAGGGCAGGCTTCTTGACGCCCATAAGCTCCCGCAACACTTCTTCCACGGTCTCAAACGTCAGGACTTTCGTTGCTTCCAGCACAGCTCCGAGCATGACGATATTCGCGCAGCGCACGGAACCGAGTTCCACAGCGACATCAGAAGCCGGAATCAAAACCTGCTTCACACCTTCGCGTTCACGAATTTCCGTAATCAAAGAACTGTTTGTCAGCACAAGGCCACCAATGGCCGATCCGTCTATGCAACCATCATAAATGGTCGGACTGAGAGCAACACTCACATCAGCGTCGTTCTCCACAAGCGGATTGCCAATGCGGGAATCGGATACGACAACATATCCAGTGGAGTCTCCACCACGCTGCTCAATGCCGTAGGTCTGGGTCATCACGACCTGCAACGCCTGCTTCATGGCACCCTTGCAAATCAGCTTGGCGAGCAGCGCTGATCCCTGACCGCCGGAACCAGAAAATGTACACTTAGTTCTCATCATTCTGCTCCATCTCGTTTTTGAAAACTTGTGGCTTGAAGTATTCCACCATTTTTTCCTTGTTCCACTTGTAGGAGTCCGGCACGGAAAGCTTGAGGCCCGTGGGACAGGGGACAATGAATTCAACAAAGGAAAAACCAAGACCCTTCATCTGACAATCCAAGGCCTTGCGCACGCTGCTGGCAGCCTTGCGGATACTCTTGGCATCACACACGGATTCGCGAGCAACATATTTGGCTCCACGCATATCAGCCATCATTTCAGGGACACGCAGGGGGTAACCATGCTGATGCACATCACGGCCCTTGGGAGTGGTCGAAGTGACCTGTCCTTCAAGTGTGGCTGGCGACATCTGGCCGCCGGTCATGCCGAACAGGTTGTTGTTGATCATGAAACAGGTGACGGGAAGGCCACGGTTGGCTGTGTGCAACAGCTCTGCCAAGCCGATGGCACTGCAATCACCATCGCCCTGGTAGGTGTAGACGATGTTATCCGGGTTCGCGACCTTGTACCCAACGGCGACTGCCGGGGCGCGACCGTGCATAGCCTCAATGGCATCAATGTCCATATAGTGATGAGAGAAACCGCCACAGCCGATACCGACAACGCTGACTGTACGCTTACGGATGCCCAACGCTTCAATAGCTTCCGCAACGAGGCGCGTTACAATGCCGTGACCGCAGCCGGGGCAGTAACTGAACTTCTTATCCAGCAACAGTGTTTCGCCGTATATTTTTGCGAGTTCTTGCATATCGTCTATCCTTACAGCAACGTGTTGATTTTATCGGTCATTTCAGCAAGGGTGCACAGCGGCATGTCGCCACCGGTTTTACCAAGGAAATGCACAGGGACACTGCCGTTCACTGCCAGACGTACGTCGTCAACCATCTGACCGTGGTTCATTTCCACCACCACCATGGACTTCACGGACTCAGGCAGATTTTCGAAGGGTTTATTCGGGAAAGGCCACAGGGAAATCGGACGAATCAGGCCGACTTTCTTGCCTTCAGCGCGCATGTTTTCCACCAAATCCTGACCCATACGGCCATGGATGCCAAAAGCAACCAATACGACTTCGGCGTCGTCCACCTGAATCTCTTCCCAACGCTGTTCATTTTCCTGAATATTCTCGTACTTAGCGAGCAAGTGCCGGTTCAGCTCTTCACCCTGAGCATGGGTGTAACTACCGGTCAACAGATAACGCTTGGAATGATCACCCGTGCCTGTGTAGGCCCAAGAAGAAGTGTCGAATTCGGCAGCGTAATCGTGTGCATCCGGGAAAATGGCAGATTCTGTCATGGTGCAGGTTACACCGTCGATCACGAACAGCACGGGGGTGCGGTAGGTGTAGGCCAGCTTCACGGCATCAGGCATAATGTCCACGATCTCCTGACCGCTAGCCGGGGCGAGCACGATGACACGGTAATCACCATGCCCACCGCCACGCGTGGCCTGAAAATAGTTGCTCTGTGCACCAACGATATCACCGTCACCGGGACCGACGCGCATGGCATCAAGCATGATGCAAGGCAGCTCGCCGCCAGCCATAAAAGAAATGGTCTCCTGCATGAGGGACATTCCGGGACCGGATGTGGACGTTGCGCCCAACTTGCCGGTACAGGCACATCCTGCCAAAGCATTGGCAACTGCCAACTCGCTCTCCATCTGCACCATCCGTCCACCGTACTGGGGAAGAATAACAGCTGTATGCTTCATCACTTCCGTCGCAGGCGTAATGGGGTATGCAAAATGATAACGCACCCCGCACCGCACCATTGCCTCAGCAAATGTCTGCGCATTTTTCAGGAACAAAGTCTCTGATTTCATGTAACCCTCACTTGCAATTGTTTTGAGGTTCGACCGTAATTTTCATCTACGATCGTTTCCGTACTGTATTGTGTTATGCCGTACCATTAATAAAGCTGAAAAAAATCAGCAAAACTCGGTAACTACGACTGTCGTACCACATTGTGTTTCGCCGTTCCAGAAAAATCTATTCCTCTCCGCCTTTTTCGTCAAGGAGTTTCAAGAAAAAATACGCTCCGTTTTTCATAAATATTTCCATGAAACAAGTTCAATTAAACTTATTCATTAAAATGATTGGAAAAAACCAAAATTGTCCCAACCTCAAAAACAAGAAAAAGCTTTCATGCGACAACTCAATCGCATGAAAGCCCACTGTTCACTTATAATTCGGTAAGCAGAATTTGTTGAGTTTCACCTGACGAAAAATCAATAAAAAAAAGTAGCGATCTTTAAAGATCGCTACTTTTATATTTCAATTCCATACCAACTCAATCAAAACCATACCGCCAATGACATGACGAAAACATGGTCAGATAAATCACACTGAATGTAAAAAAAAAATTTTATGCCTGTTTCTCCGGCGGGTAACTGCTGGCACCTAAGCGTATTGAAAGCTGCTCAGCGGCCTTGAATAACTCCCGGCTCGCCATTTCTCGCACACCAGGAGAAAATCGAACACTCGGCACGGAGGTTCCGATGGCCGCGACAAACTCATCATTGCAATCAAACACAGGCACGGCCACACAGCACACGCCCTGATATATTTCCTCATTGTCATACGCAATGACGTTTTCCCGTGCTGCTTCAATTTCTTTTATAAAATAAGCCATCTCGGCGGGACCAATCGCTCCATCCGATTCTTTTCGAATATTTTCCAACAATGAACCGGACTTCATGGGGTCTAAAAAGGCAAGGCAAACCTTCCCGGAAGCCGATTGATAGATAGGGAATGAACGCCCAACAATCGAATCCTGCCGCAACACCTGCTTTGTCACAAGCCTGTCGACAACAACCATTTCCGTGCCGGAATACACACTGAGATTGATTGTTTCCCCGACGGCCTCAAGCAATCTTCTTCCGTATGGTCTGGCCATTTCCTGAATACTTGCATGCTCAGTAACCAGACTTCCCATTTTAAAAAGCTTGAATGTCAATGCATACGCACTTTCTTCTTCGCCCTGTGAAACATAACCAAGATCCTGCAAAGTCAACAAAAACCGATGAACCGTTGTTTTGGGGATACCAACTGCCCGACTCAAGTCTGCAAGTTCCCATTTATGCTGTTTCGTCATCTGCTCCAGAACAGAGAACACTTTTACCACAGATCCAATTGTATAATATGCGTCTTTCGCCATATCTTCTCCATTCATATTTTCTTACCATTCTCATGATTACGGAGCCACGAAAAACACCTCTAATCATGTTTGGTGACAGCCATAGCTTATCACTGCGGTAATATTTCAATTCATACGTTCACGAAGCAAACTGTAATCAAGCAATCATCCAAAGATATAAAATCATTGGTATTACAAAAAACCAAAGGACCATGTCCTTTAGGAACCAGCCCCAAAAGGCGGAGGCAGGTGTCATTGTGCGCCCAAATTTTGTGATAAATATTGGTATGAATCCAGTCTTTGAAACAAAATCACTGGATCGCTCTGATGAGGTCAGATGTAATATTGAACAAAAATCTTGAAATCAACAGCCAACTGATTGCCTGCCATTCTACACTGCAATTCTATAATTATTCCCAACGGACACTTTTTTATTTCAACATGCCACGTGTTCAAGAAAGAACCGGCACTGAATATAGCTTGCAAAACTATGTAGCTATGGTATCCGTTTTCATATGTCAAGATGACGTAACACCTTCTGGTACAAAAGGAAAGTCTATTTTTACACAATACCAAGCAAAGCCTTGCCAATATACTCCTACAACACGCTAAATTTAAACGGCTTGGAAGAAACACCTTCCAAGCCGTTACTTTTTCATAGAGGACTGTGGATGGATTCTCTTGAAAGCCATGCAAACGATCATCCAACATTCCTACTGTTCCGTTGCACTCCCGGAAATATCCTGTATGCTCAAAGAGAATTGAACTCTTTTCAATTATTCGACCACCCGTAAAAATGGGCTTCCGAGGGAGAAGGA
This genomic window contains:
- a CDS encoding MFS transporter, coding for MKGTQKHQGVSFEDAPSFPIHRKIAAGAFMGQITDGYILGIVGIALSYATGPLGLTSFWLGVLGAASLFGILLGSFVAGPMADRIGRKPLFATVMFASFALSLAQFVVSDPLLLAVLRFVLGMCIGADYTVGIALLSEWTPTKKRSGFLAWLLVSWTVGYVIAYIVGFFMDGLGDDGWRWVLCTSAIPAAITMLLRFGVPESPSWLAQNGHAAKALENIHRYLGKNYGLPAADKEAPSASWFRLFSPELRYNTLVSCVFFLCQVLPFFAISIFLPLVLSNMHIENPYASGVMYNVFTIVGVLIGTWLIDRISRRAFLLFTFYGAGAVLTIMTLWTDMPGMLSLIMLAAFSTVLAISIVLEFAYPPELFPTELRASGVGLTIAVSRIGAGGGAFLLPIVNEHFGIYAALGACIATLIIGGIVCHIWAPETSIKFAHKKSGTVAATAR
- a CDS encoding 4Fe-4S dicluster domain-containing protein, with protein sequence MKAKNKKHVICAERCKSCGLCVEACPKDTLAIGQTLNGQGYNVVEQVRPEDCVLCGLCRIVCPDVAIGVVELD
- a CDS encoding Rid family detoxifying hydrolase; this translates as MEFVHASKACASVGPYSHAVKAGNTYYLSGQVPFHPVGGTIVGSNMAEQAAQTLANLNAVLEEAGLKITDIAKTTVFIENWDDFEAFNEVYANFMGDHRPARVCVEVSNIAGGCLIEMDAICVVE
- a CDS encoding thiamine pyrophosphate-dependent enzyme yields the protein MQELAKIYGETLLLDKKFSYCPGCGHGIVTRLVAEAIEALGIRKRTVSVVGIGCGGFSHHYMDIDAIEAMHGRAPAVAVGYKVANPDNIVYTYQGDGDCSAIGLAELLHTANRGLPVTCFMINNNLFGMTGGQMSPATLEGQVTSTTPKGRDVHQHGYPLRVPEMMADMRGAKYVARESVCDAKSIRKAASSVRKALDCQMKGLGFSFVEFIVPCPTGLKLSVPDSYKWNKEKMVEYFKPQVFKNEMEQNDEN
- a CDS encoding NAD(P)/FAD-dependent oxidoreductase, which produces MHEVKLFPTTTGQSWLEMSSYKDHTFKSPADMSDKYDFIIVGGGYGGYGAASRLAELNPDKSIALIEAIKIGNNDSGKNAGFIIDVPHDFGDTGSSSFEDNKMYFKLNTAIIGRMRDTINNSGIDVDWRDSGKYVCCCHPRSYKMIDTEVHDLEKMGVNYKIFEGEELNRRLGTKYYTKALYTAGSTLVNPADVLRGLCTTLPDNVEIFEETPVLRIDEGSTMSVVLKNGRTITGGHVIVTGGPFIEQFGIVKNVFCPVLSYGAFSRKLTDNELRDFEGVEPWGCTAGHPAGTTVRYTADQRIYVRNGFAFNSQLTTSHQRIQQSIPKLRKAFENRFPNLRHVNFEFVYGGMINMTMNYRPLMMQKSSNLFASACGEGAGVAKTCMMGHYIAEWISGVQSEELNFLRRIAKPSWLPPDPFRTAGARVRLAWEEFNAKDEI
- a CDS encoding acetate--CoA ligase family protein; the protein is MSDLKTLFRPRSVALIGASRDTKKYGYWTAKSLFDNKYEGDIYLISRSGGEILGHPTYPDIMSVEGDVDLAIIAIAPKYIVPVVEQCVEKGVKSAIVVSTGFGETGAEGKEIERQMLEIARKGGMRIQGPNCMGTYSAAVSMNASIIDLAPGPMSLVLQSGNFGIDLNFNAKARNLGYSCWATIGNQMDLRFHDFVEYLEEDDISKVILLYMEGLRVESEEDGRKFLEAARKVAAKKPIAAIKIGRSAAGARAAASHTGSLAGSEKIFDAALKQAGIIRVDSPNELLDVAEAFSKCKPAQGKRIAILTDGGGHGVMATDSAESFKLEAPVLSEATQGKLAEILMPHCPIKNPVDLAGTPEADMWVFDRCLDVLLKDPEIDGVVIVGLYGGYADLSEEFRELEMDVAKSMITRVQSSDKPVVMHSIYAPQRPECLAYISDMGVPVFDSVKAAMRTMGALVDYSENRNALQEEAQAELPALPADRKEKVDAIFGAVRESGRINLVETEAREVLSAYGLPLAECLLASSEDEAAEKYETLGGKVVMKIVSPDILHKTDAGGVALSIDSAQAAREAYARLVANGLNYKSDADIFGVMLTPMLPGGVECIIGASHDTTFGPTVMFGLGGIFVEILKDISFRVAPVNMPSCRQMVEEIKGHKLLEGARGSAPCDKEALAETVCVISHMVNELREIAEVDLNPVFAWEKGLAVADARIVLHPND
- the vorB gene encoding 3-methyl-2-oxobutanoate dehydrogenase subunit VorB, with protein sequence MKSETLFLKNAQTFAEAMVRCGVRYHFAYPITPATEVMKHTAVILPQYGGRMVQMESELAVANALAGCACTGKLGATSTSGPGMSLMQETISFMAGGELPCIMLDAMRVGPGDGDIVGAQSNYFQATRGGGHGDYRVIVLAPASGQEIVDIMPDAVKLAYTYRTPVLFVIDGVTCTMTESAIFPDAHDYAAEFDTSSWAYTGTGDHSKRYLLTGSYTHAQGEELNRHLLAKYENIQENEQRWEEIQVDDAEVVLVAFGIHGRMGQDLVENMRAEGKKVGLIRPISLWPFPNKPFENLPESVKSMVVVEMNHGQMVDDVRLAVNGSVPVHFLGKTGGDMPLCTLAEMTDKINTLL
- a CDS encoding 2-oxoacid:acceptor oxidoreductase family protein: MMRTKCTFSGSGGQGSALLAKLICKGAMKQALQVVMTQTYGIEQRGGDSTGYVVVSDSRIGNPLVENDADVSVALSPTIYDGCIDGSAIGGLVLTNSSLITEIREREGVKQVLIPASDVAVELGSVRCANIVMLGAVLEATKVLTFETVEEVLRELMGVKKPALLEMNLKALEKGRALYVSAAE
- a CDS encoding IclR family transcriptional regulator encodes the protein MAKDAYYTIGSVVKVFSVLEQMTKQHKWELADLSRAVGIPKTTVHRFLLTLQDLGYVSQGEEESAYALTFKLFKMGSLVTEHASIQEMARPYGRRLLEAVGETINLSVYSGTEMVVVDRLVTKQVLRQDSIVGRSFPIYQSASGKVCLAFLDPMKSGSLLENIRKESDGAIGPAEMAYFIKEIEAARENVIAYDNEEIYQGVCCVAVPVFDCNDEFVAAIGTSVPSVRFSPGVREMASRELFKAAEQLSIRLGASSYPPEKQA
- a CDS encoding UbiX family flavin prenyltransferase, giving the protein MHRIVVGVTGASGMPLAEKLLRHYAGIKGLEVHLIVSAGAEVVMQSEFRGSDLSLKKHAHKVYDIKDMMAGPSSGSWQHDGMIICPCSMSSLASIASGAGVNLIHRAADVTLKERKRLIVVPRETPLTMIHLRNMQTLTEAGAVIAPFCPAYYDSKTTIDDMLQHFSGRLLDQLRIDNSLCARWRDNR